ACCAACATTTGAATTCATTTCTCATTCAAATGATTAACAAACTTGCTACTATTAGATTCCCCTCCATCATCGCATTGGAAAGATTTGATTCAACTTTCAAATTGgttctcaaaaaaaaattggaacatgACAAAGATGGAAAAGAACTTAGACTTTCTCTTCATTGGGTACACTCATGAGAACTGTAAAAAAACTCTCTTTGAAGACTAGATAGAATTTAAACCGTTGAAAAGATTCTACCGGGACAGGCCCCCACACATCACAATAGATTTTTTCAAATGGTTTACTAGTTAGAGACTCTGAGATATTGAATGGCAGCTTGTTACTTTTTCCAACCCGGCAACTTCCATATATTCTCTTTGTCACCTTTGTAGATTTGATCTTATTATTCTccagaaattttattatttgacaGTTTAAGTGTCCAAGCCAAATGTGCCAGACTTCACTACTGGCGGTTTGCTTTCTTTAAGAGTACCATGCATGTGTTTGTGTTTGATTCACCTTGTAAAGGCCCCCGCATTTCTTTCCCAGATTAATTATTGAATCTGTTAGATGGCCCTTAATAGACACACCAAGTTCATCAAAGATTAGAAAGCAAGGGTAATTGCTAGTTAACTTAGATGCTAAACTTAAGTTTTTCTTAGTCTCTGGGACTTCCAAAACCTCATTTAAAGGAAATGAATGTAGTTTAGTAGAAAAAGATGTTGAGCCAATATGAGTAATGAGCAAACAAACTCCATTTCCCACTATTACCGTGTCTGAACCATAGTAAGTAAAGAAATAATTGAGATTACTAGTCAATGATATGATATGGGTTATTGCCCTAGAATCTGGGAACCAAACTCCTCCTTGATCATCCTCTCAATAAAGAGCAGCTAAGGCATTTAGTATCAACTTGCTTTGATAAGAATTATCAAAGCGGTACCAACAATGTAAAGGGTCATGTCCCGGCCTCTTGCATATTTGACATTGAAGCTTCGTCTTATCCACATAAAACTGTCTATCCGAAGTAGAATTACCACCTACAGGTGAATACTCCTTTGAATTAACAACCTTAGTCATAGTGTTTGTATACGGAAGCCTTGATTCTGTGAAGGTGAATTTGGTTTGTAATTTCCACTAGATTGATGACCAACAGATGAATCACCCAAAGTTCCTTAAGATCCATAGTTATGGAATCTAAGATAATTTCCGAACCTCCACcatatcttcttcctcttttgtcaAACTTGTCATTTCTTCCTTCAAAACCTCAGTTAACATTTCTTTGGCCAgcaaaaaaaatgttgaattaaatGAACCCGAATCAAATTCACTGCTCAATTTAGACTAATCAATCTTTTCACCAGTAAATGCCAAATTAGGGTTTATTTGATTCGACAAATAATTTTGATGTCGCACTTCATATCTCTTGAGCTCAGCAATAATATCTTTGTAGCTTGACTCGAGTTTGAGACAATACATAATTGTCTTAAACGTCTCATAGTCACTTTCGAGACCTTCTAAAACATTGAAGACCTTTGTGATTTCATTGATTGGTTTATCAATCGCGTTTGACTAGTCACAGATCAATGTGAACTCATGCAAATACTCGGTCAAGAGCCTATTACGCTTTTGATAGGATTGAAGCTTACCTCTTAATTTGAATTCTTTGGCCATAGATCTTTGAGTAAAACGATCACACAATGTATTCCATATCTCAAAAGCCGATTCAAGATTGATTATGAGTCCTAACACATCCTCAAACACAGATCCAGTGATCCACGACGACACAAGTTGGTCGGTACGATACCATCGTTGATATTCCGAATTAAGGACATCTTCACAATTTTCCCCTTCTGTGCATGAGATTATGAGTGGTGGAGATTGAATTTGACCATTGATGGAAACCCAACAAATCCTGGCTTCTAATGAAGTGAAGAAATTATGTCTACCATAGAAGGATATTTCCTTCGGAAAGTTTGATAGTCACAAAGTTTGAGAGGTTTCTATGTATAGGGTATGGGTAtctcaatttggagtttttttccATGATTGTGTAGATGAAGAATAGATGAACTCAAGGAAAAGGATAAAAACAAATATGATCAAACTAACTCTTAGTataaggctctgataccatgaagaaaatcAGAGGAATTAAGAAAGCAACgattcaaaagtaaattcccCAAGAGAAGAATGTTCTTCACTGAAAGTCATAATACATACTTTGCTTCTACAATATATACTGCTATTTATACTAAGAAGACAACTAAATTTCCTATACTATATCTTGAATGTCAAATCTTACGGATTGACCAGATCAATTAACCTACAACTAgaataattaaaatcaaatcatatctccGACTCTAATCTAATCTTTCAAAGgcaaaatcaaattatatctcCTACTCTAATCTAATTTTCCGATAGTAGAATCAAATCATACTCCAATCTAACCTTTCAATAGCAGAATAATATTATCAACCTTATCACTCAGTTCTAGTATGGGAATCGGACCTCTGAGAATGAAGTTTAAGGccgatttattttttaattttttaattccttaaagaaaaaatattgtttGGTGGTGTGTATGTGTAAACCCTAATGAAATGCCTGCCTGTCATGCCTCCTCTTTCCTTCTTAGCTCTCACGCCAATTAATTAGGGGGAGAAAAGAACTTGTTGGAATTGAAACAAGTAGGCAAAACAAGAATGGGTAAATTTTGAAAGAATGAAGATTGTCACCTTATAAGCCTCTAAGATTTTCTTGCACAGGTCATGCTCTTGTGGGGCTGCCACTTCATGGCCAGCTTCTTGTAGGCTTTCTTCAAGTCGTCGTCTTTGGCGCTCCTATCCACCCCCAACATCCCTTGTCTTGAAGGCAAGTGCTATAATAGGTTTGGTTTATTTGCAAACAATCTACTTAGGCTAGCCTCTCACAATGAAGAGATGataggaaaacaaaagaaagaaaggaaaatcatccacatCAATTCCATTGAACTGTTTGAGACCAGCTCGATCTGGTCTGGTCTAGTCCATATATCAAGTGGTTTGGTTCTCGTTTCCCATGTAGGACTAGAGTACATTGGGATTCGATCATCTCTATTTTTGCATGTTCATGCCCTCATTCTGTTCGAGTAGTTTTTCAAACTAGATAGACAATACGCTATCTCCACGCTCTTTGGAGAAGTCCAAATCAACAAATCATCTGGCATAATGCTCCCTATTTTGAAAGATCATGAAATACTAACTTTCTAAAAGTCAGAAGTGTTCTCAAGTCTAAGATTCTTGAATTCAATGATGATCTCCTAATTTCTTGAATTATCGGCTTAGTACATATTTAGAACTTTCTAATAATCTAAATAATTTAAGCACAATTGTGGTGAttgaaatttaatggataaaatATCTTAGCCTTATGTTCGGTTCGATTCCTACAAATTTGCAATCATTACACCTTTTAACAAAAATTGAACTACAATTTTAGAACAACCAGGTCAAGAGTTTTCTGTAGATACAAAAATCGAGTCAATGAAAcgttaatggaaaaattattcccaatcaaaatttagccaaatttcagttaaaaaatttgaatatcctttttcaatgtttgtcctaattagatgatttgaaaTACTAGCCATTGTGAGTTTTAAAGCTTTGTAATCATCGATTCAAAAAAGACAATCTTATTTTCAAGGAAGAAAATATCACATACGTCTAGCTCGATTCCTAGAAATTTGCAATCCcgatacttaaaaaaaatataattacaatTTTTGAACCAATTGGTTGTACCTAATTTCCCTCTCTCTATTAAAATCAATGAATAATATTACGAAAAGttccaaactagtatacatatgataaatttacctaaaactaaCCTAAACAAGTATAAATTTGACATGTGTTAGtctttgttaaattttacagtcAGATTATTAAGTTGGATAACACATTACAGCCGACGAATATACTAATTTTGTAGTTTTACTTTATATTTGTCATTGGTGCATTATTTTGTAGTGtttcatagtattaatccaatttaaagaGAACTCACAAATatacaagttttggatttttaatggtattaaccCTAGAATGAAATCATCCGAttaaaatttggccaaatttgattAGTCAAAATTCATGAAGTACTAGTTTTTTCTTGTGGCTATTAATTGTGGGTGAGTAGTTTCAGGTTCTAAGTTCgaggttccttacaggttccatTTAAACTTACACGTTGGTataggtttcttttcttttaacttgGAACCTATCTATTAGAACTTGGAACCAAGAACCTATCTTGTCACAAGTTCTAAGAACAATTCCAAGATCTAacatgtttttattattattattcattttaagTTATGTAAAACGAAAGTGAATgcaacaacaaaaatgaaagattcttatttgtcaataacaacaatccataaaagataaacatgtaaaataaaataaataatatggttaataccctgaaaaaccccaaactggtacacttgtgacaaatttaccccaaactattttttttactaccaaaaaccccaaactggtatacctttgacaaatttaccccaaactggtacacttgcgacaaatttaccctatgttaatttttgttaaattttactctcaaattattaagttaaataacacgtgacagttaaccggtataccaatttaggattttacactccgtttgtcacagtttacaatttttatgatttttttttgtattaatccaatttagcatatggtatatttgttacaaatttaccagtttaggattgtttgtagtcgaataaattagtttgtggtaaatttgtcataaatgtaccaatttatggttttttatagtcagtcggggtaaatttgtcacaagtttaccggtttggggtttttcatggtcaaaaaaatagtttttggtaaatttgtcacaaatttaccggtttggggtttttcgggatattaaccctaaataaTAAAAGGTTCAAAACATGTAGAATAAAACCTAAATTATAGAACTTCAATCCTcaatcatccatgaaaaattgttccaaattcTAACCACTTGAAAAacgagtaggaatagagtagggcCAGAGTCatgagtgagtgtagagtaggaatagagagtgagtgtagagtaggaatagagtaggaccgaccaaaaaaaaaaaaacaaacaacaatcataattaattactcgataaaaaattaaaatttaaaattactagtaactaaatgaaaataattattaggCTCACCACATCTATTCATTTTGCTTTAACTAGTAATCTTTATTTACTGATAATAATATCcttatttaaataattcatatattaaaaaagattaaataaaatgttcACTTATTAGATATATAAACATTACtctataaaaaatattaacatcACTTTAAGTTTcgatttggaagaaaaattaggaattttacTTGAGATTCCCGATTCAAGAAGTCTCTACTAGGCGTTCTATCAATCTGCTAGCCGTCTCCATGGGTCGGCTTCCCCCAGGTTCTCTCTGGTGGCAAGTATAAAATATTGGAATACTTTACCATCGTGAGAAGTGAATTAGCTTTTTCGGTAATTTTCTGAAATAATATACtttcaaattcataaaaaagCTTGATTGAACAATGATTAAATAGATTCACATAcgttatcaaaaaaataattaattcgaATGATTTTCGTGCTGCAAGTTTAACAATTATCGAcggccccccttttttttcgctagaaataattattttgcaagcaaaaattttcaattgtgttgTTGAAAATGACAGTGATtaataaatccaaaaaaaaaaaaaatcgttacCCATCGATAtataaatccaaaaaaataattacaaagtTCTCTTAGGACTCCCGCAAATTCGATCTCTGCTCCGAGGCCGAACTGAAGGTGAGACCGAGCGAACTTGGGCCGTGAGCGCAGCCATGGCCACGGccgcggacggcggcggcgccaccgccggcgacggcggagcGGCGGTGAGGCCAGCGAGGCCGGCGCCGAAGCGGTTCACGAAGTCCCAGATCCCGGACGCCATCCTCAACAACGCCGCCCTCAACGCCGCCATCGCCCTCCTCCCGGCGAACTACAGCTTCGAGGTCCACAAGTGCGTCGCCCGCATCCTCGCCGCCGGCGCCAAGCGCGTGGCCCTCCAGCTCCCGGAGGGCCTCCTCATGTACTCCCTCGTCCTCTCCGACATCTTCGCCGCCTTCGCCGCCGTCGACCACTGCTTCGTCCTCGGCGACGTCACCTACGGCGCCTGCTGCGTCGACGACCTCGCCGCCCGCGCCCTCGGCGCCGACCTCCTCATCCACTACGGCCACAGCTGCCTCGTCCCCGTCGACGCCACCGCCGTGCCTTGCCTCTACGTGTTCGTCGAGATTCGGATCGACGTCGCCCATCTCGTGGAGACGCTGAAGCTGAACTTGGGCGGGGAGTGGTCGGACGTCGTGCTCGCCGGCACGATCCAGTTCGCCGGCGCGATTCGCGCGGCGAAGACCGAGCTCGAGGGCAGcaggtttagggttttggtgCCGCAGGCGAAGCCGCTGTCGGCAGGTGAGGTTCTCGGCTGCACCGCGCCGAGGGTCCGGTCCGACTCGAACGAGGGGACGGTTGCGGTGTTCGTGGCGGACGGGAGGTTTCACTTGGAGGCTTTTATGATAGCGAATCCGGGGATTAAGACCTTCCGATACGATCCCTACATGGGGAAGTTGTTTCTTGAGGAGTATGATCAAAAGGGGATGAGGGAATCGAGGCGGAACGCGATATTGAAGGCGCAGGAGTGCGCGAGGAGTTGGGGAATCGTGTTGGGGACGCTCGGGAGGCAAGGTAATCCGAGGATTTTAGAgaggttggagaagaagatgagggaAAAGGGCTTTGATTACACGGTGGTTTTGATGTCGGAGATCACTCCTGGGAGGATCGCTTTGTTTGAGGATTCTGTGGATGCTTGGATTCAGATAGCCTGTCCAAGGCTTTCCATTGACTGGGGGGATGCATTTCATAAGCCGGTATTGACACCATTCGAGGCGGAGATCACTCTTGGTTTCATTCCTGGGTGGTGGGAGAGAAATTCAAAGACGAATTCAGGTTGCGTAGCTGATTCCGGTTGCAGCAAGGGCGACTCGGGATGCGAATGCGGGAGTAGTGTAGCTTCGAAGAGTGACGATATTGGAGATTACCCGATGGATTATTATGCCCAGGACGGTGGGGAGTGGAATTCTACTTATGTGAAGAAGTCGTCCCGGCCTGCACAGAGGACTCTTGTGCCGTCTGCAGGCAGCAGTAGCATAGCTTAGCATCGGGTATGTACATCTTCTGTACTGCTCATTTGACGCATAATGGTGCTTGAGTCtctgtttgttttacaaaagtTAGC
This Eucalyptus grandis isolate ANBG69807.140 chromosome 7, ASM1654582v1, whole genome shotgun sequence DNA region includes the following protein-coding sequences:
- the LOC104452750 gene encoding 2-(3-amino-3-carboxypropyl)histidine synthase subunit 1 → MATAADGGGATAGDGGAAVRPARPAPKRFTKSQIPDAILNNAALNAAIALLPANYSFEVHKCVARILAAGAKRVALQLPEGLLMYSLVLSDIFAAFAAVDHCFVLGDVTYGACCVDDLAARALGADLLIHYGHSCLVPVDATAVPCLYVFVEIRIDVAHLVETLKLNLGGEWSDVVLAGTIQFAGAIRAAKTELEGSRFRVLVPQAKPLSAGEVLGCTAPRVRSDSNEGTVAVFVADGRFHLEAFMIANPGIKTFRYDPYMGKLFLEEYDQKGMRESRRNAILKAQECARSWGIVLGTLGRQGNPRILERLEKKMREKGFDYTVVLMSEITPGRIALFEDSVDAWIQIACPRLSIDWGDAFHKPVLTPFEAEITLGFIPGWWERNSKTNSGCVADSGCSKGDSGCECGSSVASKSDDIGDYPMDYYAQDGGEWNSTYVKKSSRPAQRTLVPSAGSSSIA